Genomic DNA from Pistricoccus aurantiacus:
ATTGCCCAGCACGAAGCCGAAGTTGGACAGGGTGAAAAGCCCCGCCACCCCAAGCCCCACCAGGCCGCAACGACGAAAGACCGTCAGGGTCCGGCGGCCGCTACGCAGCACCACGATGATGAAGAACCCCAGCGCCGTCAGAAGGCCCCGCCAGAACAGCATCTGGCTGTCCGGCAGGTCGATCAGCTTGATCAGCAGGGCATCCGGGGAAATGATCAGGGGCCCCGCTGCGGTGATCAAAAGCCCTCTCTGACGGCGGGAAAGCGCAGGTGTTGCTTTGCTAGTTGACAAGACGACCTCGACCAATCAAACATTTAAGATTGGCCATGGCATCACGATAAAGCAAGCTCTTCCTCTTCAGATCAGGCATCGCCTCGCGGTTCGTCGCCAGAGGAAGGCATATCGAGACGCGAGCCTCCGGGAATGTTGTCCTGGGTGGTGGATGGCGGCGTGGAAGCGCCCGGCCCACCAAAAGGCTTCGCGCTTGGTGGCTTGCCATCCCCACCGCCCTTGGCCCCGCCGAGATGGCGAAACGCCTCCAGCAGATCCATGGGCATGGGAAACATCATGATCGTTGCAGCCTTATTGCTGCCCATATCCGCCATGGTCTGCAGGTAGCGCAAGTGTAATGCCGCCGCATTTTCTGACAGCACATTGGCCGCCTGCACCAGTTTTTCCGAGGCCTGCAGTTCGCCTTCCGCGTGAATCACCTTGGCCCGGCGCTCACGCTCCGCTTCCGCCTGACGAGCGATGGCGCGAATCATGCTCTCATCGAGATCCACGTGCTTGATTTCCACGTTGGCCACCTTGATGCCCCATTCCTCGGACATGCTATCAATGATTTCCTGGATATCGTTGTTGAGCTTGTCCCGTTCGGAAAGCATTTCGTCCAGATCATGCTTGCCCAGCACGGAGCGCAGCGTGGTCTGTGCCAGCTGGCTGGTGGCAATCACATAATGTTCCACCTGGATGATCGCCTTCTCCGGGTCCACTACGCGAAAATACAGCACCGCGTTGACCTTGACGGTGACGTTGTCTCGAGAGATCACGTCCTGTTCCGGCACATCCATGGTGATTATCCGCAGATCCACCACCTGCATCTTCTGCACGAAGGGAATGATAAGGATCAGCCCCGGTCCCTTGACGCTCTGAAAGCGCCCCAGGAAGAACACCACACCGCGCTTGTACTCCGGCAATATACGAATCGAGGCCGCCAATAGCAGCAGGACCAATACGATAGGCACGAGATAGGAAAGCATCATCGAACTTCTCCTCGGGGGTAATATTATCGTCTGACTTCGAATTCACGCTGATTGCGGCGGCGTCGCAGTTCGCTGGGTTCCAGAGGTTCCACTTCGACGGTCAAGCCATCGATGGCGGTCACTCTCACCGCCTGACCCTCGCGCACGGGTTGCGATGTCCGGGCCCGCCAGCGCTCGCCCCGCAGGCGTACATGGCCGCTGGACTCGAAATCCTCCAGCGCCCAGGCCTGGGAGTCCAGAAGTTCTTCCTGGCCGGTTTGCGAAGGCTTTTTATGCAGGCCGACGAAACGCACCACGACCCACAGCATCAACGCCGCTGCCACCAGGGCCACGCCGGCGATCAGCGGTAAAGAGATACTCAAGTTATCCGCGTCCATTAGAATCACCGATCCGATCACGAAAGCGACGATGCCGCCGATGCCCAAGATGCCGAAACTCGGCATGAGCG
This window encodes:
- a CDS encoding slipin family protein, producing MMLSYLVPIVLVLLLLAASIRILPEYKRGVVFFLGRFQSVKGPGLILIIPFVQKMQVVDLRIITMDVPEQDVISRDNVTVKVNAVLYFRVVDPEKAIIQVEHYVIATSQLAQTTLRSVLGKHDLDEMLSERDKLNNDIQEIIDSMSEEWGIKVANVEIKHVDLDESMIRAIARQAEAERERRAKVIHAEGELQASEKLVQAANVLSENAAALHLRYLQTMADMGSNKAATIMMFPMPMDLLEAFRHLGGAKGGGDGKPPSAKPFGGPGASTPPSTTQDNIPGGSRLDMPSSGDEPRGDA